Genomic DNA from Shouchella patagoniensis:
ATCATGAGGGAACACTTATTACAGATGCGTTAACTGCAGCAGGTGGTAATCCAGACCAGTTCCAGTTATGTGTGAGAGGGAAGGATGAGTTTGCTGCTTATGTGGAAGTCCATATTGAACAAGGGAAACGTTTATTAAATGCAAACATTCCTGTAGGTATCGTGACCGCAATTACTGGTATTTACCGTGAAGAAGTGCAGATAAAAGGAGTTGCAAACCATGCTGGGACAACATTAATGGAAGATCGGATGGATGCTCTTGTAGCAGCGGCGAGCTTAATTGGCGCTCTCGAAGACATTTGTGCCTCGTATCCAGCAAAAGAACTTGTGGGCACAATCGGGAAAATTGATGCTTATCCTAATTCGGCAAATATCATCCCTGGTGAAGTTATACTTGCTGTTGAAATTAGAGGTGAAACACAGGAACAAATTGCAGCTGCAAGGCAACTATGGGACAAACAAAAAGCCACCGTCGTTCAGAAACGAGGCGTAACGCTCGAGGCGACGACTAAACTTAACCAAGCACCAGCGCAAATGAGTGAAACAGTAATGGAAGCTTGCGAACAAGGAACGAGGCAACTTGGTCTTACCTCCATGAGACTAGGTAGCATGGCGGGGCATGATGCTGCTCATATGGCTTCATTAACAAAATCAGGGATGATCTTTGTACCTAGCCTTGAGGGGAAAAGCCATTGTCCGGAAGAAGAAAGTCGGATAAGTGATATCGAAAAAGTCGCAAATGTTTTATTACAAACGCTATTAACATTGGATGAACAAGAAGGATAAAGAGAGGGGTACGAAATGACGCGTTTATATAAAGCTGGTCAGGTTTATACAAATGGACAATTTGTTAAGGAACAAGGGATTGTTGTGGAAAATGGACAGATAAAAGAAGTGGGTCCAACAAAAGCGCTCCAAGAAAAGTATAGTGGTGTAGAAGAGATTGATTGGCAAAATAAAGCGATTGTGCCAGGCACAATTAACGCCCATAATCACTCGTTTCAAAGCTTACTTCGAGGAATCGCAGTTGATAGACCTTTTTTGGAATGGCGTGATAAAGCTTTATACAAATACACACCATTACTCGATGAAGAAGCGATTTATACTGGTGCGTTATTTGCTTTTGGTGAGATGCTAAAGTATGGAGCAACGACGGTCAGCGACTTTTTCTATGTGCATAATAACGGGACGAAAACGGATGAAGCAGTTATTCAAGCCGCAAATGACCTTGGTATTCGCCTCGTTATGGCTCGAACGATGTACGATTGGGATGGTGCGCCAAATAGCTACCGAGAATCGGTTGAAGAGGCAACAAAAAGGACAAGAGATTTAGCTATTAAGTATCAAGGAAATAAGATGGTCGATATTCATCCAGCACCCCATAGCCCTCATGCAGCATCACCTGAAATGATCCAAGCGGGTCATCGTCTTGCAAAAGAACTTGGCACGCCGTTCCATATTCATGTGTCAGAGGAAATGTTTGAGGTTGATGAAATTCTTGCTAAATATGGAAAACGCCCAGTTCATTATCTTGATTCATTAGGTGTGGTTGATGAAAGTATGATTGCCATTCATCTTGTGTGGCTCGACCAATCGGAAATTAAGCTTCTTGGAGAAAAAAGGGCGGCGCTCGCATATTGTCCATCAAGCAATATGTTTTTATCAGACGGTATATCAAATATTCCAGACCTTGTAAACGCAGGGGTCCGCGTAACTCTAGGAAGTGATGGAGCTTGCAGCAACAACCGTATTAGTGTTTTTGAAGAGATGCGAATGTGTTCATTGCTTCAAAAAGTTTCAAAGCTAGACGGGACTTGCATTACCGCCAATCAAGTGTTTGATATGGGCACGAAGGTGGGAGCGGAGTTGTTGCAGTTAAATACTGGTGATTTAAGTGCAGGGAAGGAAGCTGACTTTGTCTCCCTTGATCTTGATGACTTGTCACTATCGCCTAAGCAGGAACTGTTTGCAAACGTCGTTTACTCGATGCAACCTAATGCAATAAAAGATGTTGTAGTAAATGGAAAAATGGCTGTTGCGTCAGGATCATTGAAGACCGTGTCAGAGAAATCGATTGTGAGCAAAGTTGATGCTTTGATTGAGAAATGGCATGCAACAAAGGTATAGTTCAAGGCAAGGGCCAGCGACCGTGAGTCGTTTTTATGGAAGTGAGGAAGTGAATGAAAAAGAGTCCCACTGGTAGCCAGTAGGACCCTTCTAATCAAAACTCATCGTTTTCTGCTAGGTCTTGATCGTTAATACGACCATCAGCTTGAGTTAACTGTTTGTTTACTCCCGTTTCATCATCGTAAGAGAGAAATCAAATAGTGATATGGTCTCTACTTGCCGTTTAGGAGAGGCTGATTTAGGTAAGGGGAGCGCTCCAAGTTGGATATGCCAGCGCAAAATAATTTGAGCAATAGTCTTATTTTGGCGTTTAGCAATCGTTGCAACGGTTTTGTCATTAAGCAGGGGGTTCGCTCTGCCAATTGAACTCCATGATTGCGTTACAATTCTATGCTCGTGATCCCATGCACGGTGAAATTTTTGCGAAAAGTAAGGGTGTAGTTCTACTTGGTTTACACTAGGTGTAACGCTAGATTCAGTTATTAACGTTCCATAGTTGCAAAGGTTAGCTGATCAATTTAATTTATCCTATTCGAATTTTAGTCATTTTGCCAATAAGAAAACGGGCGAAAATTTCGTTGCGTATTTAGAGAGATTACGGATTGATCATGCGAAGAAACTTCTCATTTGAAACGAACCGTCCAATCAAAGAGATTGCAACAAAAGTTAATTATGGAAACGCAAATAGTTTCACGAGGTCATTAAAAAAGAGTATGAGCGAAACGCCTGGAGAGTATTGGAAGAATAAAAAGAAACGTTAAAAAATAATGAATGCCGTACAAATAAAATTGGAACTAAACAAAGAGAGGGAAACCCCTCTCTTTTTTAAGGTTTCTTTTCCTTTGCTTTCCGTTTTAAGAATTTCTCCCGTTGCTTCCTCATGCCTTTTACAACATAGCCACCTTTAAAACTCCGTGGCTCAAAGGAAACAACAAAGGCGTTTGGTTCATATTTACCGATTATTTCCATAAACTCATTTTCACGATCTCTGCGGGCGGTGCAGTCGAGTCGGTAGCGGAGGGAGTCAATGCCTTCTACCGCAACTACGGAAACACTGAATCCTACTTCCCGTAAGCGATTAATTAGCGTCTTGTTGTTTTCCAATGTGTTGACTTGTAAGGATACGTAACCAATGGCCAAACGTTCTTCAATGAGTGCACCAAGGTACATTCCAGCGCCAAAACCGATTGCGTAAGCGGCCATGCTCCAGTAGTTGCTTAAGTCACTAAATACGATTCCAAGAGCGACTACATGAACGCCGCCTTCTAACGTTGCAAATAGTGCCGACTTTTCTTTCTCACCTTTTACCATCATAAGTGTGCGTAACACAACTAAGGGGACATATAAAAGCTGTGCGCCTAGTATAATTAATGGTTGTATAAGCATCAAATTTCACCCTCTCCACTTAAAGATTAAATGCAAAGTTTAACAGGTTTTTATAAGATTGGAAGAGGAAAAGGGAAATTCAACAAACTTGATAACCAAAATGAATAATAAGTACATTATGAAGGTAAATAAAAAACCCAATGCATGTGCATTGGGTAATAAAACGAGGCAGTCAAATAGACTGTTCAAAAAGTGCGAAAAACGTTAAAGTTAGCACCTAAAGCAAAAGCAATAGTCAAAGCAATTGCCCAAAGCGTTATCGCTATAATTTGCCATAAAGTTACGTACTGTCTACTAGCACCAGCAGCAAGAGCAATTGCTGCACCAATATGATAGCCGATAAGCGGACCAGCTAGTGATACGCCTGGAACACCATACTTTCTAAAGAAATTCTGTGCTCGACGCCAGCGTCCACCTTCTTTCCGCTCCTTATTTCCTCCTCTTACTTTATCAATAATCCATATAAATCCAAGTACAGAGATAAGGTTCCCAACAATCGCAATTATGCCAACTGGAATAAGTGGAAAGCCTAGCATATGATTCGAAAAAAGGAACCATGGAAACAATAAAAACACCAAGATATTGATAAATAGTATCTGCTTCAGCAATACTCTGAAAAAAACTTTGCATTGTTTATTCTCCTTTATACATGTTTACAATGGATAGTATATTTCTACCTTCATTGTAGAAGGAATGTAAGGGTTTGGCATTACATATCCAATGAAAAGAGGGAGGCAGGAGGTGAATGGAGCAATGCAATTTGTGAATGAAGAAAGCCTTGCCGAAATTGGCAAGGTTAAAAGTCGGTTGGCCGCTTCTTCATCGTAAATAAAGCAAGGGAAATAAACAAAAATGACCAAACAATAATATAATGAAAGGGGGAGAGAAAGGCATCTACGGGTCGCGTGGGAATTAAGGATAATCCTTCATAAAGAAGGTAGTTAAGGAGTATTTGGATGAAAAAAGTCTCTCCTTGGTTCGACAAAACTTGATTGATTATTTCCAGGGCAATAAAAACAATGACAACTGGTGTCGCCCATAAGTTCACTTCAATTGTATTTCTTGAATACATACTCACAATTGTGCCAATTGAAAGCATAATCAAAAGCGCAGGAATAATAAAAACGCATACTAAGAAGGATGTGAAAAGACCAAACCCACTGGCAATGCCTGTTATAAAAGATATGCCTAACGTTACGATTGTCGTTAAGCTGGCTTTCGCGATTACGAGATGAGAAAGAGAAACACCTTGTTGTTTTAAAATACTCCAAGTATTTTGCTCCTTTTCTTCTACAAGCAAATTTCCTTGCATATGAAGAGGCATTAATAACCATGTAAAGGTAATAATCAGAACCCATGGACATTCGTGGTGACTCCCTCTCATTTTAAATCATCTATTAGCATACCTTTTTTAGAATAAATGTGTAAATATTCTCTTTATATTATACCTAAAAAAGATGCACACAAGAAGAATGCATCTTTTTTAAGTATAGGTTTCGTTCCGTTCCTTTTTTAATAACCATTTGCCTCTTTGTTTTTTGCGTTTAACAATATAGCCTCCTTTGAAATTTCGCGGCTCAAAGGAAACTACAAATGCTTCTGAATCATAGGCATTAACAATGCGAATAAACTCGTGTTCCCTATCCCTCCTTGCGGTACAAGCTAGTTGATAACGTAAAGAGTGAATACCCTCAACCGGTGTAGCACATACGCTGAAGCCAGATTTCCGCAGTTCTTCTAGAAGTGGCTTATGTTGAATTGACGTATTCACTTGAATGGAGACGTAGCCAATTGCCAATTTTTCTTCCACAATCGCACCAATGTACATGCCTAATCCAAAGCCAATCGCATAAGCTGCCATATTCCAATAATTAGATAAATCACTGAAGACGATTCCAAGTGCTACAACATGAACGCCCCCTTCAAACGTAGCGAATAGAGCTGATTTTTCTTTTTCGCCTTTTACCATCATAAGAGTGCGCAAGACAACTAATGGGACGTAGAGAAGTTGGGCTCCTAAAATAAGTAGTGGTTGCATAAGCATTGAGTCACTCCATTTACATAAAATTAAGCTTCCTTATAGTTCCCAATCAATGGGATTTTATGTGGGTAATGGAATGTTAAGAAAAACGAGAACCACAAAAGGTTCTCGTTTCTCTTACTAGCGCTAGTAAGTCATCATAAATTAATAAGAGGGGGAAGTGGTTTGTTATGCGTTGTAGCTATTTAAATACGGTAACCCCCCCTCCCCAACTAATATTGTTATTACCCCAATACCTTTCTGTTTCCGATTACAACTAAAAGTAAAAAAACCTTGCTTGTTAAGAAGCAAGGGGAAGATGACGTTAGAATTCTTCATATTCTGCTGGATTCTGATTATCAATACGTCCATCTGGTTTAGTGAGCTGATTGATTTTTGTCATATCATCATCACTTAAGGAAAAATCATAGACGGATAAATTTTCAAGTTGTCTTTCAGAGTTTGATGATCTGACGAGGGGGAGAGTACCTAGTTGCAACTGCCAGCGCATAATGATTTGTGGAACTGATTTACCGTATGTTTCAGCAATCGAAGCGAGGCTGTGATCAGAAAAGACGCTATCAGAACGGGCGCGGCCAAACGGACTCCATGCTTCGGTAACAATACCGAGTTTAGTATTATAAGCTAGTTGGTCTTCTTGGGAGAAATAGGGGTGTAGTTCAATCTGGTTTATGCTTGGTGTG
This window encodes:
- a CDS encoding M20 family metallo-hydrolase, translating into MEKVKLHINRERLKQSIATLGAIGMNAQGGLDRTTFTEVELKAREWLKAELENLGLNVHVDEAANIWGKRPGEKALQSIVFGSHIDTVPNGGKYDGALGVLIAVEIMKVLQEKGVKTQHPFELISFSAEEPNPFGLSTFGSRAISGKLTGSDLLGVQDHEGTLITDALTAAGGNPDQFQLCVRGKDEFAAYVEVHIEQGKRLLNANIPVGIVTAITGIYREEVQIKGVANHAGTTLMEDRMDALVAAASLIGALEDICASYPAKELVGTIGKIDAYPNSANIIPGEVILAVEIRGETQEQIAAARQLWDKQKATVVQKRGVTLEATTKLNQAPAQMSETVMEACEQGTRQLGLTSMRLGSMAGHDAAHMASLTKSGMIFVPSLEGKSHCPEEESRISDIEKVANVLLQTLLTLDEQEG
- a CDS encoding DUF2179 domain-containing protein, with translation MLIQPLIILGAQLLYVPLVVLRTLMMVKGEKEKSALFATLEGGVHVVALGIVFSDLSNYWSMAAYAIGFGAGMYLGALIEERLAIGYVSLQVNTLENNKTLINRLREVGFSVSVVAVEGIDSLRYRLDCTARRDRENEFMEIIGKYEPNAFVVSFEPRSFKGGYVVKGMRKQREKFLKRKAKEKKP
- a CDS encoding DUF2179 domain-containing protein, which codes for MLMQPLLILGAQLLYVPLVVLRTLMMVKGEKEKSALFATFEGGVHVVALGIVFSDLSNYWNMAAYAIGFGLGMYIGAIVEEKLAIGYVSIQVNTSIQHKPLLEELRKSGFSVCATPVEGIHSLRYQLACTARRDREHEFIRIVNAYDSEAFVVSFEPRNFKGGYIVKRKKQRGKWLLKKERNETYT
- a CDS encoding amidohydrolase family protein, which codes for MTRLYKAGQVYTNGQFVKEQGIVVENGQIKEVGPTKALQEKYSGVEEIDWQNKAIVPGTINAHNHSFQSLLRGIAVDRPFLEWRDKALYKYTPLLDEEAIYTGALFAFGEMLKYGATTVSDFFYVHNNGTKTDEAVIQAANDLGIRLVMARTMYDWDGAPNSYRESVEEATKRTRDLAIKYQGNKMVDIHPAPHSPHAASPEMIQAGHRLAKELGTPFHIHVSEEMFEVDEILAKYGKRPVHYLDSLGVVDESMIAIHLVWLDQSEIKLLGEKRAALAYCPSSNMFLSDGISNIPDLVNAGVRVTLGSDGACSNNRISVFEEMRMCSLLQKVSKLDGTCITANQVFDMGTKVGAELLQLNTGDLSAGKEADFVSLDLDDLSLSPKQELFANVVYSMQPNAIKDVVVNGKMAVASGSLKTVSEKSIVSKVDALIEKWHATKV